From Juglans regia cultivar Chandler chromosome 9, Walnut 2.0, whole genome shotgun sequence:
GAATCCACATGGCAATGATAAAAGAATTAGGAACATGTGTTGCACATGTAGGACATAGTAAATGAATTTTTGATCAACGGTGCTGATCAAGTTTTCAAGTAATGATGGCTCTTGTTGCCTAATGGGTACTGCAGAAACCCTCTGGGggacatacatacatacataaattgAGCCATCTCGATCATTATTTAATAGGAACATACAAGAGTGGAAGCATGAATAGTTGTGACTTTACTTAAAAGCACACCAATTTAAATGCATGcataaaagaagatgaagaaggtatataaattatatgaggGTGGAGAGAACCTCCGATTTCCAGGAAGCTCGAGTGCCATGTGAGTGATATAATCCAAGACTACTAGAAACCAGAATGTCTACATGTGAGGATCCTCAAGTTGTAAGAGTAAGgataaaaaaaaggttgtaTGAGTACGGATCGCATAATTTTAGGAATTTCCAGACACAATGATCGCAAGTGTCAGTCATCAGAACCATTTCAAGGATCAGTTGATATCAGATTGGTTTGTTTCACAAAGAAAGCAAGACATCTCACATTTTAGGCTTTGATATCTCTACACTCGAGCAAAGGAGCGCAGCGCctcaatgaaaaacaaaatcatatatttaaggCTATAGATTATCtcacttattttcaaatatcttgCATGCTTGGCAAACCAGAAAAAGTTCaagaaaaaatatgattatatatatatgtagactGGATGACATTACCATAACCAAGGGCACGCACCTTGGATTCCTGCCCTAACAGCGAAAGGGTTTCGATGAGTTCCTCTCATGGCTGCGCTGTTATTTTGTCCTGTGCTTATACGGTTTAGTCATTGTTTTCACTCTTATAAGGTTTCCTTATCTTCTTTGGATCTTTGTCATTTCTTTATTAATCTTTCTTTCAAGAGGTTTTTGCTGAGTTTCTTGACAACCAAACAgccaaatatatacatattccttccttatatatatacaggGAGATACAAGGAGTCCGGAATGAAGAGTTAAAAAGTGACGCTTCTAGTTTGTACAGCCAATGATGAATGAAGATTAGTAAGggaaattcaaatattaatagAGTAGAGAAAATCAAAACGAAATACGTATATTCCATTCAAGGCGGTGCACGTTTGGCAGGATCTTTACGTTGACACTTCATTCCATTTTGGTGTTGTAGACCCGTGACGGTGCATGATTTGTGTGAGATTCCTTGCTCATGTGTTGTGGACCTTGGCTGCATATTGCTGTAACTTTCTCAGAAGGTGgtttattttcattgtatcCATTTcgtattttgatcattttatatGAACAGCCCGACAACATAATGGCAGGGCCGCTCATCTCTAAGAGAATCGAGAAGAGATGGCGAGTTCCttagaaaaattatgtgaaacGTAAGCGTAACAAaagaatttcacaaaaataaatttataaattgacgtggcttattagaatattttaaatatactatagaataaaattattaactttacaatctgacataccaCATTAAACAaagtcagtttgtgagtttattatTGTGTAATCACGTTgtagttaaagtatttctctaacgaaaaacccacaaaatttaaaattttgctcAACCTACTGTACACGGTTAGCAAATAAAGCATACCGGCCAGGAACTGCTATTATCAGACTTTGTAATAAGGAACTGGCAGAGTTTATACATCTGTGTCTGCGAAAAACAAGGAGTATATACTCAGTATTTGGtcattgaaacttgaaagaaaagaGGAGCTCCAAGGGCATCTGATGGCCATTGAGTTAGGAGGTCAAACAATCATATTGGAGACTTCTGCAATTTAAAGTGTGAACAAATTTAGAAAGCCTCCCTCTCTGTGTCGTTGAAATGCTCAAAGTTTTGACCCCTTGCACAGACCATGCATGTAATGAAGTGGAGACCACTAAGATCAGTGGTTCTTTTACAATCACGTTTGTATTTCATTGACTCCCCAGAATCTTATCAATGATGGTTTTAGAAACATCTTACTTTCGGGATTTTATAGCCAGAGGGCATCAGTTGCTTTCTGCAGACACCAAAAACACAAGACCTGAAAATTAGCAAAGCAAATGTAACTAAAAGTAAGTTCGAGAATTGAGTAATCCTCTCTAGACTTCCTGttcttatctttattttccCCCTCTTGGCATTGTTTGTAGTTTTTATAACAATGCTTATGACAATGGATTACACATTAAAATGGCCCTAATCAATTATAATTTTCAGAAGTGCTGAAGTTTAGTATGGGTTGTATCTGACCCAAGCTCTGCATTTTTGTTGGTATATGTCTgtttctcagaaaatacacaGTACTTGAAGGTCGCTACATTAAAGTCTAGCAACGAACTTTGTGGCTCCGAAGGCAATCTAAATATACAAGGCATCCTCCAACGAACTGGTTTTCCTGTACTGCTCCTAATCTTTGGTCCTTTTTCATGATTTCAGTTCTCAAAACCTTGATCCTCCTCACATTAATGGCTCTCTTTCATTTGGGTTTGTTTTCTTTAGGAAAATCCTAGAAGAAAATGCAGATCCACCCtgactgcaaaaaaaaaaaagactgacTACCTGTTGATCTAATGCATTGGTTCCCAATATAATAGAGTCGAACCTAAAGTGTGTGCTCCAACCTGCATAAGCAAGCTATTATTATCACTATTTATGTATTTTGGATAAGCTTTTTCAGATACTTTATTTGATAATTTCCCAATAGAATTGTGAGAATCTCCTTCACAAACAGTAGACAAGTGTCAcattagaatttgaaatgattttCGTATGGTCATAATCCTCAGCTGAAAAGCCTCTTGACCCCAACATTTTTCTCCGACAACAATGTTATGTTCCCTAATGATTGGGTAGAAAATATTACTCGATGGGTCCTGCATGATTGCTTATTGATGGACAAATCAAAGGAGCTATAATTATAGAGAGGCCCTTTTTCCCTTGAGCAGCACTCTTTCACTCAACTAGTGCACTAATGATTTGGAAATAACTAGAATATCATTCAGCTCCTTTGGAGTTGAAAACTTCACTTCAACTACATTCTTCTCAAACActcaaaagataaatatttaaagatgatTAGCTTTGATTCCAAAGTAGGTCCAATCCTTTTTCGATAACTTTTCATCATGACGATCTGGATTCattatcctttttcttttttcttttttatccatGGCATGGATCCCTCACATCTGAACTTGTCCTGAATTTGCTTATTGCCCATCAAACAATCCAAAGAATTTTCATGCAGATTGATCAATTCAGAAGTCACCCACATTCAAAATTTTCTGATACTTCTTGAATTTAGTTACTAGAACCATAGTTGGATCAAAATTCTTGTTACTATTTTAAAGTTTGCAAAACcagaataaaagataaaagataaaactcATAGGACATGGGTTTTACATGTCTGTTCCAGAAGCTGCCAATTCACAAATCTAATGCAGAGTATGAGACGAAAAAGTGTTTTCCTTTCCCATTCGCTTGGGAAAGCATCAAATGATGATCTTCAATTAAAAACAgcaagagaaaagagaaagaagagaaaaaaattattgtagcaGTTCCATGTTTTAAATGCATCATGTCTGTTGGGGACCATGAAATGGCGGTTGGGAAGCATAGCAGATATGGATTCTAAGAATGTCAACCGCATGCATCTAACGAGTTTGGGcctattacataaaaataattactgGCAAGCATATCAACCGCATAAATTGGCATATCAGGATATGATGCATATATAGTGAAATAGAAGCATTCATGAACTGTCGGAACATGGGCACCCATAACATGGAAATGAAAATGGATGAGACACGGATTCGCATTTTCACATGGGGCTCAAGCCTCAGAGTAGCCCCTTTCTCTAAACTTCTGAGTCTCATGCTCATCAGTCATCCCAAGGAAAGTGGAGCTGTGTTTGGATTGAGtccccccacaaaaaaaaaaaaaaaaaaaaaggaacttgGAACATGTTTGGTTgtgttttcagaaaaatattaaaaaaaaaaaaaacattttcagaGCATAAAGAAaaggcacaaaaaaaaaaaaaaatgataatctgCTATGGCTTTCGTCTGATCAATCTTCTTATGTGCATTGGCTACTTAGCTCAACTACAAAAAACCCGTAGCATGGTGCTTGAAACATCGAAATAATTTGTTTGCATCTTTTCCATAGTCAATATAATTTTCACCGACCAACTAACAAGCGTTACACTTTACACCTAAAactaaacacacacacacacacacacacacacacacattacaCCCTCCAATTACCATTGATATCTAACAAAGCCTTTTGGGCTTTTGTTAAAACCTGACGGTTGAGATTGTATTATCTATTTCACAGTTTTTTAACATCTCAAGATTTGGCACTATCACCAATTCCATTGAAggatagtttttatatttttgcggTCTGTCTAAGATTAGTGGGGCCACATGTGTTAAGGAAAACCTTCTTGTATATAAATAACTGTTGgactttctcaaaaaataagaataaaaataactgTTGGTCCAGCCTCATTTAACTATATTTATGTAAGCTATACATCGAAATTGAGAAATATAGTATATCAACTTCTTGAgaacaaagatttttttttttttttttaatgccgGGAAGCTCTCCAAGGCAAGACCCTTCAGACCCATCCCTATAGAGTAAATCTCGATTCCGTGCACCGCACTCTCGGGAGAACAAAGATAATATTAATCACAACAAAAACAACACTTAAACAGCACAGTATTATGGAAGCTGATGCAAgctacataaattttaaaagaatgatATTTGATTTAAATAAATGAGAGTTTACAGGGGTCATCTCATCTCTAATGCTACCTGTCTTCCTACACTATAACTTTGACTCTCACGGAAGATTAGGTCTAAAGCCGTATAGTacaaaattctattttcttttaccaTCTAGAAAGGATAGATTacaaaaccaaagataaataaataaataaaaaggtggAAAGAACAACATCCAGTACCGCAGCAAGACCTTACAGGAGCAAGCAATTCTTCAAACTACCTCCTCAGTTTACGGGTGCTAGTAATCAGATGCCAGAGTTGGGCTCTTTGAGCAGCTTTCCTTTTGATGAAGTTCTAGCAGTTTCTTTTCCGGATTACAGAGCCCTGCATGAAGAGCGAtatcatgaataatattatccTCATTCTCGTGAATTCTCTGATGTTTTCTACAGCATGTGAAAATATGAAACTAAGATTGATCTTGCACCAAAGGCTCGTGTCTTTATCATGCACAGATTTGTTGTTACATTATATCAAGAAAAAGGTCACTCAAAACTTTTTCTAATCGTTCTTTGCAATGACTCAAACTTTCTGTAATGATTACTTTTGTTCTTACTACTATTATAACCTATCAACTGCGTGCCAAAGGATAGGTGCCTCAAAAGCGACCAATTTTATCTCCATCAGAATCCAAATCCTCGGTATACTGTTATTTATTATAGTCAGTTAGTCAGCCAGCATCAGGTGGACATGTTTGAGGGATCTACACAAATCATGAAATTTGAGCATCTGCAGTTAAATTTGAAGTGGAAGTGAGGAAATGATATACGCTACAAGAATAAAACCTTGACCTTggcttttcttcttcaatagTAAATTCTATTGTTTATTTGGAAAGGGAGAAAACCAACCTGAACACTTGGGAATATCCCAGACGGCAATAGATGTTTGTGTACACTCTGGTTCACACAGTGCTTTATTGTTCTCGAGGTTGACATTCATTGCAAGCATCCATGCCCCAATTGTAACATCCTCATTGCTGAACATCCTAAAACTGTAACATTGAACAAGATGGAGAAAGCAATATACAAggtagagatttttttttatcggtagacaaaattttattgatcatatacAGGAGCCCAAGTATACGAGACATATACAAGAACAATGCCTAAGCGTGCTAcactagtttttcttttctgaacAATGGTATACAGGAGAACTTTAAGGAATGGGAAAGGCCTGTCATTAAATGGGAGTATCAGAAACTGATCAAAACTTACCTGTTGTTTCTAAGAGCAACCAAGCTCGCAACAACATCGGCAGAGAGTGCATATATGGGGCCATAAGCATGAAGAAAGTACTCCATACCAAGCAAATAGGATAGTGGTTCATACCTGCATTAAGTTAACTGATTTGACAAGATCCATATTTgataacaagaaaataaaaacaaggtACTAGCAGATGCAGCATGTATAATTTACACAGAAGATGCAAGTTATGTATCATTGCAGATATAGCCTCTTCAAtttaaatcatataatttcAAAGGTAGGCTAATACATGCCTAATACAGAAAGCTTGAAGATCTGCATCATTAAGATAATGTCATAAGATTTTTGCGCATCCACTTTCTTATATGCAGCAGCATAATGTAGTTACTATTGCAATTGATCACTCTTGCcctgtgtgtgtgtggtatTTCCGTAAATGAGCAGCAAGATATTAGGAGGACAAGAAAGAGGGGTTAACAATCTCCCAGACATGAGGTCAAAATGCAGCCAAATGTAATCAATCATGGACCTCAAATGAAGAAAACAGGACTAACCATTTGAGTTTAGGGTCAGTGAAAACAGGGCCCTTTTTCATGCACCCAATGTACGTCTGAGAATGAGTGCGTTCTCTTGCCAAGAGCAGTGAGAGGCGATCTGAAaattaatcaagtgattaaacaaatgcagaaaaaatccataaaagaaaatcccagaaaaaaagcatataaatatatttagataagCCTTATCAAGCCAGTCACCTGGCCTCAAATATATGTCATCGTCCGCTTTAACATAAAACTCAGAATCAAAAAGTGCATATGCAGCTTTAAAGAAAGCTAACCTGTAATGAAAAAAGAGGATTTTGATTTCACAGTAATCAACTAAAACCATTGGCGATATCCATTATATTATTGTTTGCACTAACGTTTTGTATGGAAGCTTACTATACTCCTCTTCAATATCCAATAGCACGAAATCATCATATTCTTCTACCTCCTTCTTAAGCTCTAACATCTTCGATTTATCATTGGTTCTACCAATGATAAACCTGAAAGCCAAACCAGTTGCTTCTTCTAAGCTGCAAGCCATAATCCaatccataaactgattaaaatccTCGGGTAAAAGAATGTTTTCTATCTCACCAAAAGATACggatatttattcatttatgcTCCTTTCCAATaacattacaaaaattaaaatttgcctCATAGAagcacaacaattttttttttttataagtattaatttttattcatagtGCTACAGCGGATTATTCACTCACTCTAAATAGTCATAGGTCTCTTCAAACTTTGC
This genomic window contains:
- the LOC108992423 gene encoding probable beta-1,3-galactosyltransferase 14 isoform X1, encoding MPYQHRTSPSPRRSRVLILASCLLIGISGFVFGIAAILSSSSASYRCSNAEPGSVRVVWERGGGGRIDNGIGDGDPKRHRVMGFVGIQTGFGSVGRRRSLRQTWMPSDRQGLKRLEEATGLAFRFIIGRTNDKSKMLELKKEVEEYDDFVLLDIEEEYSKLPYKTLAFFKAAYALFDSEFYVKADDDIYLRPDRLSLLLARERTHSQTYIGCMKKGPVFTDPKLKWYEPLSYLLGMEYFLHAYGPIYALSADVVASLVALRNNSFRMFSNEDVTIGAWMLAMNVNLENNKALCEPECTQTSIAVWDIPKCSGLCNPEKKLLELHQKESCSKSPTLASDY
- the LOC108992423 gene encoding probable beta-1,3-galactosyltransferase 14 isoform X2, which gives rise to MPYQHRTSPSPRRSRVLILASCLLIGISGFVFGIAAILSSSSASYRCSNAEPGSVRVVWERGGGGRIDNGIGDGDPKRHRVMGFVGIQTGFGSVGRRRSLRQTWMPSDRQGLKRLEEATGLAFRFIIGRTNDKSKMLELKKEVEEYDDFVLLDIEEEYSKLPYKTLAFFKAAYALFDSEFYVKADDDIYLRPDRLSLLLARERTHSQTYIGCMKKGPVFTDPKLKWYEPLSYLLGMEYFLHAYGPIYALSADVVASLVALRNNSFRMFSNEDVTIGAWMLAMNVNLENNKALCEPECTQTSIAVWDIPKCSDAQIS